Below is a window of Actinomycetota bacterium DNA.
CTCGACCTGTCACGCATCGAGTCTGGGCCGGTTCGCGTCGACCTGCGCCCGCTGTACGTGGACGAGGTCCTGCGCGAGGTCGCCGACCGGCTCGCACCGCTCGCCGCCGCGAGGGGGCTCGCGTTCGAGGTGGCGACGCCCGCGGCCGACGTGTGCGTGCGCGCGGACCTGCTGAGGCTCACGCAGGTACTCAACAACCTGTGCGGCAACGCGATCAAGTTCACGGAGTCGGGCTCCGTGACGCTGTCGGCACGCGTCACCGACGGCGAGGTCGCGATCGACGTGGCGGACACGGGGCCCGGGATCGCCGAGGCTGATGTCGAGCGGGCGTTCGAGCGCTTCGAGCAGATCGAGCGGCCCGGCCACGTGACCCAGGGCACCGGGCTGGGGCTGGCCATCGCACGCGAGCTCGCGCAGCTCATGGGCGGGCGGATCGAGGTCGCGAGCGAGGTGGGCCGAGGCTCGACGTTCTCAGTCGTGATGCCGAGGTGCACGGCGCCGGCGTAGGGGGCCGGCCGTCCTCAGTCCTTCTCGACCAGGTCGCCTCGGACCCAGCCCGCCGGGCCCTCGTTCGTGCCGTCCCAGGCCACGACCTGGTACCAGACCTTGCCGTCGGCGCCCATGACGCGGTCCTGCACGCGCACCCGCTGCGGCCACACGAGCGTCGTGACGACCGCCGCGCTCGTCTTGGGCTCCTTGCGCTGGTTGATGGTGTCCTTGCCCTTGGCGACGCGGACCTCGTCACCGACCTCGAACGTCCCGGCCGGGAACGGGCTTGCGGTCGACTCCACGGTCGACGTCGCGACGGCGTCCGGCACGGGCGGCACATCGTTGCGCCGCACGTACTTCACGACGCCCCACACGACGAACCCGACGACCACCAGCGCCGCGGCCGCGATCAGCAGGAACTTGCCGAGCTTCGTCGCGTTCGCCCGGTCTCTGACGAGGCGCTCCTCGCGCCGCCGTGCGTGCTCTTCAGGATCCACGAGCGCTCACTTCTCTCCGAGGCAGTAGACGTTGCCGTCCCTCGAACCGATGTAGATCCGGCCGTCCCACACGATCGGCGTCGACTCGAAGGTACCGCCTTTGAACGC
It encodes the following:
- a CDS encoding SH3 domain-containing protein, yielding MDPEEHARRREERLVRDRANATKLGKFLLIAAAALVVVGFVVWGVVKYVRRNDVPPVPDAVATSTVESTASPFPAGTFEVGDEVRVAKGKDTINQRKEPKTSAAVVTTLVWPQRVRVQDRVMGADGKVWYQVVAWDGTNEGPAGWVRGDLVEKD